From a single Eleginops maclovinus isolate JMC-PN-2008 ecotype Puerto Natales chromosome 18, JC_Emac_rtc_rv5, whole genome shotgun sequence genomic region:
- the golim4a gene encoding LOW QUALITY PROTEIN: Golgi integral membrane protein 4a (The sequence of the model RefSeq protein was modified relative to this genomic sequence to represent the inferred CDS: inserted 1 base in 1 codon) — protein MGSGVCSRRQRRIFQCLLLLTVVCGMMYGGMMSYEMHTQLKRTEAMALKYQQHQESLSAQLQVVYEHRSRLEKSLQKERIDHKKAKEDYLVYKLDTQQSLNKEKQDFNSRFNSLQVQHQMLKNQHDDLKKQFYDLQEQHQVQGDDHNRLLDEHKEHYEKLQQAKDGEITHLKDNVYNLREENKHLRKAHHDIHTQLQDAVVVHQNLKASHTQLALTLEDHKSALAAAQAQVNVYQQMKETLNRAASARQPEVNPAPPQPQAAAVAPEPHIHAAQQEIVLQQPHQEVPAHGEEHLDTDAKLTNNPLSEKEEDREGEAERKRELAEEEMAQAGQPQKLEEDPDQPQDEQQQEEEEQQPDENALERDRQQPGPHAELHQEAHAQVERVKSAYEQQQEQQRLEAQRAEERRQIQLRQEALQLQRDKVLQEREQRLKQEQEREHQQHREADRREQLLREEHHRKRNEYENMDNDIVQGEEVQHPDDEEDTAILHEDEEEENQEVDHDMPPHQGAGIGEPDPEDDPNNQGEDEFEEAEEDQQPQPQHRVPGXEEEVVVDEEEEAPANHKPDTHPGQPAVEEELVIAGNPDQQEDTLDDQYQEEVEDEVQEDIAGGQKREEEEVEEEGEDPYNEDNLEPDEVKHQEGPRQEVGHRKEAENNEEENYEEEEENLDGNGRDKGTNRRAEM, from the exons ATGGGTAGCGGGGTTTGCTCCCGGAGGCAGCGGAGGATCTTTCAATGTCTCCTGCTGCTCACCGTGGTTTGCGGGATGATGTACGGAGGCATGATGTCCTATGAGATGCACACACAGCTCAAGAGGACCGAGGCCATGGCGCTGAAGTACCAGCAGCACCAGGAGTCCCTGTCGGCGCAGCTCCAAG tGGTGTACGAGCATCGCTCCAGGTTGGAGAAATCTCTTCAGAAGGAGAGGATAGACCACAAAAAGGCCAAAGAAG atTATCTGGTTTATAAGCTGGACACACAACAGTCACTGAACAAGGAGAAG CAAGACTTCAACAGCAGATTCAATTCTCTACAAGTGCAACATCAGATGCTAAAG AACCAGCATGACGACCTGAAGAAGCAGTTTTACGATCTGCAGGAGCAGCACCAGGTTCAGGGAGACGACCACAACCGGCTGCTGGACGAACACAAAGAGCACTACGAGAAGCTGCAGCAGGCTAAAGACGGAGAGATCACCCACCTCAAAG ATAATGTATATAACctgagagaggaaaacaaacacctgAGGAAAGCACACCAcgacattcacacacagttgCAGGATGCAGTG GTCGTACATCAGAACCTGAAGgcgtcacacacacagctcgcACTGACACTGGAGGACCACAAGAGTGCGCTGGCTGCAGCTCAG GCGCAGGTGAATGTTTATCAGCAGATGAAGGAGACCCTGAACAGAGCGGCAAGTGCGAGACAGCCTGAGGTAAACCCCGCCCCCCCGCAGCCTCAAGCAGCCGCCGTCGCACCTGAACCCCACATTCATGCAGCCCAACAGGAAATTGTACTGCAGCAACCCCACCAAGAGGTGCCCGCACACGGGGAGGAGCACCTGGACACTGATGCCAAG TTGACCAACAACCCCTTgtcagagaaagaggaggacagggaaggggaggcagagaggaagagagagctggCGGAGGAGGAGATGGCTCAGGCCGGACAGCCTCAGAAGCTGGAGGAGGATCCCGATCAACCACAGgacgagcagcagcaggaggaagaggagcagcagccgGATGAGAACGCCCTGGAGCGAGACAGACAGCAGCCG GGTCCCCACGCAGAGCTGCATCAGGAGGCCCACGCCCAGGTGGAGCGCGTGAAGTCGGCCtacgagcagcagcaggagcagcagcgcCTAGAGGCTCAGCGGGCCGAGGAGCGCCGGCAGATCCAGCTGCGGCAGGAGgcgctgcagctgcagagagacaaggtgctgcaggagagggagcagaggcTGAAGCAGGAGCAGGAAAGAGAGcatcagcagcacagggagGCCGACCGGCGGGAGCAGCTGCTGAGAGAGGAGCAccacag GAAGAGGAACGAGTACGAGAATATGGACAACGATATCGTTCAAGGAGAAGAGGTGCAGCACCCTGATGATGAAGAAG ACACTGCCATTTTacatgaggatgaggaggaggagaatcaGGAAGTGGATCACGACATGCCTCCACATCAG GGCGCTGGGATCGGTGAACCGGACCCCGAGGACGACCCCAACAATCAGGGAGAGGATGAGTTCGAGGAAGCCGAGGAGGATCAGCAGCCGCAGCCGCAGCACAGGGTcccag gagaggaggaggtggtggtggatgaggaagaggaggcgcCAGCCAATCACAAGCCTGACACTCACCCCGGACAACCTGCCGTGGAGGAGGAACTGGTG atcGCCGGAAACCCAGATCAACAGGAAGATACGCTGGACGACCAGTACCAGGAGGAAGTAGAGGACGAG GTGCAGGAGGATATAGCTGGTGgtcagaagagagaggaggaggaggtggaggaggaaggagaggatcCGTATAACGAGGACAACTTAGAACCG GATGAAGTGAAACATCAGGAGGGGCCGAGGCAGGAGGTGGGTCACAGGAAAGAGGCTGAAAATAACGAGGAAGAGAACtacgaagaggaagaggagaaccTGGATGGGAACGGTCGGGACAAGGGAACCAATCGGAGGGCAGAGATGTGA